ACTTTTCTAAAAAACAACAGCTTTATTTGGACCAGCGAAAAAGATGGATTCAATCATATTTATTGGTATGATAAAAATGGGAAACTAAAAAATCAAGTCACCAAAGGAAAATGGGAAGTGACTTCTTATTATGGTTTTGACGAGAAAACGAATACTATTTTTTATCAATCGGTAGAGAATGGTTCTGTTAACAGAGCTATTTACAGCATAAATTTAAACGGGAAAAACAAGTTGCTTTTGTCCAAAAACATAGGGACAAATGCCGCTACTTTCAGTCCGAATTTTGAATTTTATATCAATACGTTTTCTACGGCCAATCAGCCAACAACGTATACTTTGAATGCCGTTAAAACCGGAAAACAACTTCAGGTTATCGAAGATAATCAAGCATTGGCTTCGAAACTAAAAGATTTTAACTTGCCTTCAAAAGAGTTTTTTGTTTTAAAAACAGAAAAAGGGAATGAGTTAAATGCTTGGATTATCAAACCAAAGGATTTTGATGCTTCAAAAAAATATCCTGTTTTTATGTATCAATATTCTGGTCCAGGATCACAGCAAGTCAATAACGAATGGAACTCTGCAGATGATTATTGGTTTATGATGCTGGCGCAACAAGGCTATATCGTTGCTTGTGTGGATGGTCGTGGAACAGGTTTTAAAGGTGCCGATTTCAAGAAAGTAACGCAAAAAGAATTAGGAAAATACGAGGTGGAAGATCAAATTGATGCCGCCAAAGTAATAGGAAATTATCCGTATGTGGATAAATCCAGAATTGGAATTTGGGGTTGGAGTTACGGAGGGTTCATGGCTTCGAATTGTATTTTGAAAGGTGCTGACGTTTTCAAAATGGCAATTGCTGTAGCACCTGTAACCAATTGGCGTTTTTATGACAGTGTTTACACCGAAAGATATATGCAGACGCCACAGGAAAATGCTAGTGGTTATGACGAAAATTCACCGATAAATCATGTTGATAAATTGAAAGGGAAATTCCTGTTGATTCATGGTTCAGGAGATGATAATGTGCATGTGCAGAATTCGATGCAAATGATGGAAGCTTTAATCCAAGCTAATAAACAATTTGATTCTCAAATTTATCCGGATAAAAACCACGGAATTTATGGAGGAAAAACCAGAGTGCAATTGTACACTAAAATGACTAACTTTATCAAAGAAAATTTATAATTTAACCGTATTTAAACTAACCAACCAAAAATAAATAATATGACAGAAACTCAAGTAAAAACAGGACATCCAAAAGGACTTTGGGTATTATTTGGAACCGAAATGTGGGAACGTTTCAATTTCTATGGTATGCGAACCTTA
This region of Flavobacterium lacustre genomic DNA includes:
- a CDS encoding S9 family peptidase; translation: MKLNTFTALFLLLCLTVTGQQKITIEQIYNGTFRAQGMDELQSMKNTNQYTVLNPDRVSRSMQIDLYDFATLKKTATLIDTKNFPALSDGIDSYTFSSDEKLILIANNSNQIFRHSFTADYYLYTIESKQLTKLFDFQVQEPTFSPDGKKIAYAKENNLYVYDLATKQSTPVTTDGKKNSIINGITDWVYEEEFAFVKAFDWSADSKKLAYIRFDESEVPEFSMSIFQKELYPTVETFKYPKAGEKNSAVSLHIYDVNATTVKTVNLGNYNDFYIARMKWTNDGNVLSAQVLNRHQDNLDLLFIDGNSGAAKVVLNEKDKAYVDVTDNLTFLKNNSFIWTSEKDGFNHIYWYDKNGKLKNQVTKGKWEVTSYYGFDEKTNTIFYQSVENGSVNRAIYSINLNGKNKLLLSKNIGTNAATFSPNFEFYINTFSTANQPTTYTLNAVKTGKQLQVIEDNQALASKLKDFNLPSKEFFVLKTEKGNELNAWIIKPKDFDASKKYPVFMYQYSGPGSQQVNNEWNSADDYWFMMLAQQGYIVACVDGRGTGFKGADFKKVTQKELGKYEVEDQIDAAKVIGNYPYVDKSRIGIWGWSYGGFMASNCILKGADVFKMAIAVAPVTNWRFYDSVYTERYMQTPQENASGYDENSPINHVDKLKGKFLLIHGSGDDNVHVQNSMQMMEALIQANKQFDSQIYPDKNHGIYGGKTRVQLYTKMTNFIKENL